The Candidatus Eisenbacteria bacterium genome has a segment encoding these proteins:
- a CDS encoding DUF4198 domain-containing protein — MRKTRLPAMAGLFLMAVALQHPRQAAAHDLWLERGEEATILYSGHKHSGHEGAERIEYDPGIVHGALCVRENGEKTSLEIPSSYPARFPGDCACIHVLTSSGHWTKTPYGTKNIPRDEAKQAISSWRSVESVKRIDRWSPKLAGPVSEDLELTPLSDPFSLKDGDKLRLLVTFGGKPLSAAPVAYDDKTRGETGTDGTINIRIRHGSFQIIKASFHEAVKTEKADETIHTATLVFELEEEE, encoded by the coding sequence ATGAGAAAGACGCGTCTACCGGCTATGGCCGGTCTCTTCCTCATGGCCGTCGCGCTACAACACCCGCGCCAGGCCGCGGCCCACGACCTCTGGCTCGAGCGCGGGGAGGAGGCGACGATCCTCTACTCGGGACATAAGCACTCGGGACATGAAGGAGCCGAACGGATCGAGTACGACCCCGGCATCGTTCACGGCGCCCTGTGCGTTAGAGAGAACGGGGAGAAGACGAGTCTCGAGATCCCCTCCTCCTACCCGGCCCGCTTCCCGGGCGACTGCGCCTGCATCCACGTTCTCACCTCCTCGGGCCACTGGACGAAGACTCCCTACGGGACGAAGAACATCCCGAGAGACGAGGCGAAGCAGGCGATCTCGAGCTGGCGGTCGGTCGAGAGCGTGAAGCGGATCGACAGGTGGAGTCCAAAGCTGGCCGGCCCCGTCAGCGAGGATCTGGAGCTGACCCCGCTGAGCGACCCGTTCTCGCTCAAGGACGGAGACAAGCTTCGCCTCCTGGTCACCTTCGGAGGCAAGCCGCTCTCGGCGGCCCCCGTCGCCTATGACGACAAGACGCGCGGCGAGACGGGCACGGACGGGACCATCAACATCCGGATTCGGCACGGCTCCTTCCAGATCATCAAAGCCAGCTTTCATGAGGCGGTGAAGACCGAGAAGGCCGATGAGACCATCCACACCGCGACGCTCGTGTTCGAGCTGGAGGAGGAGGAGTGA